Within the Parambassis ranga unplaced genomic scaffold, fParRan2.1 scaffold_118_arrow_ctg1, whole genome shotgun sequence genome, the region GTTTGCCAACAGCCTAATCAATACACCATCAATATTAGCAATACACAGATGAACCCTGCCATCTACTGTACTGTTCACAACATTCAGACAAACCACTGTACTGTACCACAGAGAcaagatggctgacatggaaagaTGAGAGAAACACAAGCACCTGAGTATGTGATCAATACAAGTTCAGGATCAATGGTGCTGTGCATAGTGTCACAGCTCAATTTACAAcactttacagttacaacatactgtacaatatatatacaaaaaaaggctaacccacacactagcatccatgttactactacaaagaggcagctgattatccacagacatctgtcagccattttgtaagcctgaaaacctaacagaaacaaaatggctgacatgggagcacaagacaaaatggctgccagaggcCATGACTGACAAAGTTCAGATCACGTCTTCTGTAGACAGCCTCACTGCTTAATGTAATGaacagcaaaacacaaacacaagtctgAAGCACCATAGATGCAGTCAGCACAAACCAACAACCAGCAGGTGCAGTCTCACAGCTttagtctgtccctcagccacATTACACAGTTAATAAAAACACCACCAGTCTTTCAAGCTGATTTCAATCACATAGTGACAGTGCTGTCACAAACATAGAAAAGACGTAAGCACATATTAGCATCAGAAATTAGAGGCTgcaacactgaaaaacacaacctCATAGATGTAGATGTGACAcagtagcttcatcatgtcattgagggagacaaagcacatcatacacacagccttacagaaatgaaggcgCCCTGTTTCATTAGGGTTAAttacacagcatgaaacagccatgatccagacactgtcattcagccattttgtgagcCTCAAAACCTcctaacacagacaaaatggctgccatggaagaacacaaaatggatgccaaGACTAGTCACTAGACTAGACTGACACCGttagcctttcacatgcagcaaaatatactaactactttaataattaattatttaaattaattgaattaattaatattagcaatatgcagagagaagacagcatgaaactgccacatcattacagagcttcagTAATAGGGCCATTCCACCAAATCGGTGCCATTTACGTCCCCATGAGATtatttgtgtaaatatatattaaaattgactatagaacacattttattgttaagGAAATTGTCTTGAACCTTGACCTGATTGCCAGCTTAATATAAATAATtgcaattatttaaaaaacctACTAAACCTAGTGAAAATTagcacattgtgtgtgtccCCAGTCTCTAATACAACAGTGTaccatgaaatataataattaaaatcaaatagaaatgttttattttttacatttttgtatgaCTCTATATTCCATCTCtgatttaaagatgttttttttaataaatttatAATACTGtagttaaaatatacattttagtcATGTCCCTATGTTTTACCTCAGTCCTGTTACCCTAACACATCCCCCTCTATAAAAAAATTGGAACATTCCACAAGTCACATGGTCAACAGGAAGTTGCATTATCTAGTTCTTCTAAGGAAAATGGGCAGACCAAAAGTAaggtctctctttttcttttctgtatatttgatgatattttAACTGTGGCTGAGACGGTCAATATAAACATTCAGTCCtgttaccttgttttttgttagatgttagtttttattttaaaaaaatacatatttttggtGAATTAGTAGATGTGCTAGATGTCCTCATGCTGCTAGCATGGACGCCATATTgctatatttcatgttttagcTAATTCTTTGCTAAAAACTCAGTCCTGTTACTTTCAGTCCTGTTACTGATATAGTGAGTAACAGGACTGTGTTACTGTAACAGGAGTGAGTATCCCCctttatttaattgattttttaaGGTTTATATCAGTTTTTTGATACTGTTGACCTGAATACTAAGGCTGGGGACACAATACATGACTTCCCCAGTATTCAGTAATGTGacaatttgttgtttgctaaccaccaacaaactcaaagaagaagatCAGGAAGAATTAGGAAGAAAAAACTGGTTTGGATCAAATCATGGAGGAGTCGGTTGTTATTTTAATATTCCTGCTACTTCCCGTCATCTTCTGGCACTAGTTCCCATGTCACACCCTCTCTTTTTCATTGACATGAAATGTTTGCAGTTGGGTTGGTGAACAGTTCACACTACACCACTGTAGTGTAACCCAAACCCTAACCTGACAGGGAATTAAGGGtgaaatcagacaaaaaaaactgtgtagtgtgtccccagcttaaGTTAGTAAGCTTTAGTTTACACATAAGGTCAGTTTGACAATATAAATGCTATTCTTACAGGGAAAAAATCCACCATTAACTGCTGCAGAAAAGCAGCGGCGCTATCGTGCACGACGTGATGCAGACCCAGGGAGGCgacaaaaatatttacagaaagaACATGACAAGTACAGGAGTGACATAGAGTCAGGCAAGAAGAAAAGAATCTATAATGTCAGTGAGAGGGAAAAGCGCAGACGACGCAGAAAGTGGAGGGAGACTTATCATAGGTtaaaagcaagaaaagaagctcaAGAACTCATCATTACACCTCCAGACACCCCCCAAGTATCACCAGTTGACCCTGCAGATCCACAGCCAAGAATTTCCAGGTCCAATATTAGTTTCTGAACACAGCTCCTGTCACATTATGTGTATGGTTTGGCAAGTGTATTTGTCAAATGTGTAATAATTAAATATACAATGCACTCTCATTAAATTGTtaacatttaatgtttttctcaTGATGGGTTTTAGGCAGCAAaatgaagggaggagaagaagcagaaaaaaaattaaaaagcttAAGGAACAAATTCAAGAACTGCAGATGCTTCTGAAAAAACAAGTTCGAAAAACAGAAAAGTACAAGAAACAAACCCAGCGCATGAAAAAGAATAATCCATCTCCACGTAAAAAGGTTAAGAAACAGATGAGACAGCTTCCTCGTGAAGCTATTCAGAAGACCCTTTTGTTTCATGAGGCTCTTGTACAGGACATCcgaaataagtacacaaaagcACAGGGGGAGAAGGAAAGGCAAATCATCGCAAAGATAGTAACAGGAAAAGTTTTGAAAAAGTACAGACTACAGCGTTTTGCTTTAAACTCATTGGGCTTTTCAAAGAAAAGATGGAACCATGAGAAGGAGGGGAGGTTTAACTTCACCTATGATCGGAAGCGAAACAACAGGATTGCAGCTGGTCTAATagagagggtgagagatttCTATTTAAGAGATGATGTGAGTCGCATCACAACTGGGAAGAAGCAGACCATCactcaaaagaaaaacagaaaacaaaaacgtTTCCTGTCTGATACGATGAAAAATTTGCACAGGAAGTTTCTGGCAGAAGATAAAAGCTCCATTTCCTACTCCCTCTTTTGTTTGCTCCGACCTTTTTGGGTTTCTCATCCAACTCTGAGTGATCGggacacatgcatgtgcaaGATGCATGAGAATCTGGGCTTTCTtgtgcagaagctgcaccagTTGAAAGTGATCAACACAGTCAACCTGGATGATCTTGTGAAAGCcatcacatgtgacacacacagtattgAGTGCATGTATGGACAGTGCGCTGAGTGCAAAGATCTTTCCTGCCCAGTGTCCAGCCAGTATAATCCACAGAGTCAAGTGTCTTATCTCCAGTGGGCAATTGTGGATAAGGAGCACAAGAATGACCCCAATGGCAAAACATCTAAAATCACAATCAAAAAAGAGCTACTTGGCACACAAGAAGAACTACTGGAACAGATGAATCTTCTTCTGCATAGATTTAAACGACACATgttcaacatcaacaaccagtTTTCCCATTACAGGGCACTGAGGCATGGCTTGAAAGCACATGAATGCTTAATTCATGTTGATTTTTCTGAGAATTACCTCTGCAAGTACAGCACAGAAATTCAAGCAGTGCACTTTGGAGCATCCCACCAGCAGGCAACACTGCAC harbors:
- the LOC114429360 gene encoding uncharacterized protein LOC114429360 isoform X1: MLFLQGKNPPLTAAEKQRRYRARRDADPGRRQKYLQKEHDKYRSDIESGKKKRIYNVSEREKRRRRRKWRETYHRLKARKEAQELIITPPDTPQVSPVDPADPQPRISRQQNEGRRRSRKKIKKLKEQIQELQMLLKKQVRKTEKYKKQTQRMKKNNPSPRKKVKKQMRQLPREAIQKTLLFHEALVQDIRNKYTKAQGEKERQIIAKIVTGKVLKKYRLQRFALNSLGFSKKRWNHEKEGRFNFTYDRKRNNRIAAGLIERVRDFYLRDDVSRITTGKKQTITQKKNRKQKRFLSDTMKNLHRKFLAEDKSSISYSLFCLLRPFWVSHPTLSDRDTCMCKMHENLGFLVQKLHQLKVINTVNLDDLVKAITCDTHSIECMYGQCAECKDLSCPVSSQYNPQSQVSYLQWAIVDKEHKNDPNGKTSKITIKKELLGTQEELLEQMNLLLHRFKRHMFNINNQFSHYRALRHGLKAHECLIHVDFSENYLCKYSTEIQAVHFGASHQQATLHTGVLYMHAMPQPMSFCTVSPSRQKGPPAIWQYLSPVLDYLQSAHPEVSTIHFYSDGPCTQYKQRGNFFLFCTELFRRGFAAGTWNFFEASHGKGAPDGVGGALKRRADSLVSKGTDIPDAAELFSALQKTDTTIKLFFVKEEAVEKAVSMMPNNVPPIPSTMRMHQAVTLTHGKLMYRDVSCLCSETQNLKCECFNTKHFVFNQQAAPGTLTDTEVLWQNPDVVGKWCVLKYEGDLYPGIIMDTSETHIQVRCMQKIGVNRFFWPAREDIMWYLFEDIVSLIPPTKPVTGRHMEIEKEVWAKLQKFS
- the LOC114429360 gene encoding uncharacterized protein LOC114429360 isoform X2, with product MLLKKQVRKTEKYKKQTQRMKKNNPSPRKKVKKQMRQLPREAIQKTLLFHEALVQDIRNKYTKAQGEKERQIIAKIVTGKVLKKYRLQRFALNSLGFSKKRWNHEKEGRFNFTYDRKRNNRIAAGLIERVRDFYLRDDVSRITTGKKQTITQKKNRKQKRFLSDTMKNLHRKFLAEDKSSISYSLFCLLRPFWVSHPTLSDRDTCMCKMHENLGFLVQKLHQLKVINTVNLDDLVKAITCDTHSIECMYGQCAECKDLSCPVSSQYNPQSQVSYLQWAIVDKEHKNDPNGKTSKITIKKELLGTQEELLEQMNLLLHRFKRHMFNINNQFSHYRALRHGLKAHECLIHVDFSENYLCKYSTEIQAVHFGASHQQATLHTGVLYMHAMPQPMSFCTVSPSRQKGPPAIWQYLSPVLDYLQSAHPEVSTIHFYSDGPCTQYKQRGNFFLFCTELFRRGFAAGTWNFFEASHGKGAPDGVGGALKRRADSLVSKGTDIPDAAELFSALQKTDTTIKLFFVKEEAVEKAVSMMPNNVPPIPSTMRMHQAVTLTHGKLMYRDVSCLCSETQNLKCECFNTKHFVFNQQAAPGTLTDTEVLWQNPDVVGKWCVLKYEGDLYPGIIMDTSETHIQVRCMQKIGVNRFFWPAREDIMWYLFEDIVSLIPPTKPVTGRHMEIEKEVWAKLQKFS